In a genomic window of Chrysemys picta bellii isolate R12L10 chromosome 1, ASM1138683v2, whole genome shotgun sequence:
- the MAP3K7CL gene encoding MAP3K7 C-terminal-like protein isoform X6: protein MLLPFLSLCLLLSWGLPLPPCHDSTESMEVFKQHCQIAEEYHEVKKEIALLEERKKELIARLEQAEKESMDAAQLTKEYAELTEENRTLKLAQTQCAEQLEKLRIQYQKRQCSS from the exons atgctactgccgttcctgtctctgtgcttgctgctgtcctggggattg CCTCTGCCTCCTTGCCATGACTCTACGGAATCTATGGAGGTGTTCAAACAGCACTGCCAAATAGCAGAAGAATATCATGAGGTCAAAAAGGAAATTGCACTGCTGGAAGAAAGAAA AAAGGAGCTGATTGCCAGACTGGAACAGGCAGAAAAGGAGAGCATGGATGCTGCTCAGCTGACTAAGGAATATGCAGAACTGACAGAGGAGAATCGGACATTGAAACTGGCTCAGACGCAGTGTGCAGAGCAACTGGAAAAGCTTAGAATACAATACCAAAAGAGACAGTGCTCTTCATAA
- the MAP3K7CL gene encoding MAP3K7 C-terminal-like protein isoform X7 — protein sequence MEVFKQHCQIAEEYHEVKKEIALLEERKKELIARLEQAEKESMDAAQLTKEYAELTEENRTLKLAQTQCAEQLEKLRIQYQKRQCSS from the exons ATGGAGGTGTTCAAACAGCACTGCCAAATAGCAGAAGAATATCATGAGGTCAAAAAGGAAATTGCACTGCTGGAAGAAAGAAA AAAGGAGCTGATTGCCAGACTGGAACAGGCAGAAAAGGAGAGCATGGATGCTGCTCAGCTGACTAAGGAATATGCAGAACTGACAGAGGAGAATCGGACATTGAAACTGGCTCAGACGCAGTGTGCAGAGCAACTGGAAAAGCTTAGAATACAATACCAAAAGAGACAGTGCTCTTCATAA